The Elusimicrobiota bacterium DNA segment AGCGTCCGGGCTGCGGGTTCACGATGCCGGTGCGACACGGCGGACTTTGGCGATCTGGCAGGCGCTCAGAACCAGTGAAAAGTCGTTTTCGTCTAACGCCGGAGGGCGCAGGCGAGGAGATTGATTATGACGGGTGTTCTCTATCATTTGTGGTCTGTTTTTTTATTGCCGGCGATCGACGTCTTTCTCATCGCTTTTGTTTTTTATCGGCTGCTTCTGTTGATTCGCGGGACGCACTCGGTGCAAGTGGTCATGGGATTGGCGATGTTGATGGGGGTGACGCTTGTGGTACAGCATTTCCTTCCCCTGCCGGCTTCAAAATGGTTGCTGGAGAATTTCTGGTCTGGGGCGGTGGTCCTTCTGGCGGTTGTTTTTCAGCCGGAACTCCGTTCGGCTCTGGCGCATCTTGGAAGCCATCCGCTAGGACGGTTCTTGATGCCCAGCCGGTTAACATTCATCGACGAAATTGACGGCGCCGTGCGTGAAGCGATGCAGCGGCAGATGGGCCTATTGCTGGTTCTGGAGCAGGATGTGGGGCTTCGCAACTATGCCGAAACCGGGACGCTCATTAACGGGGAGCTTTCCAAAGAGCTTCTGATGTCGATTTTCCATTACCGGTCTCCCTTGCATGACGGAGCAGCCATTATTCAGAATGACCGCCTGGTGGCTGTGGGATGTCTGCTCCCGCTTTCGAATGATCCCGGATTGGCGAAGATTTTAGGAACTCGCCATCGGGCGGCGGTCGGTTTATCCGAGTTTACGGACGCCTGGGTGATTGTCGTTTCGGAAGAAACCGGAAGCCTGTCCCTGGCTCGCGCCGGGCAACTGGAGCGGGACCTCAGCGCGGATGAGCTGCGGCGCCGGTTGATGGAGCTCTATGAACATCGGACCCAGAAAGGCTTGAACCCGTTGCTGGTGAAAAAATCATCATGATGAACAATTGGAAAAATAATTGGGAACTGCGCTTATTAGCCCTTGTCATGGCCATTCTGGTATGGCTTTTCGTCAAGTTAAGGGCTTCCTGATGGCGCCCACCGCTCCGCTTCTTTTTGGGACCGATGGCGTGCGGGGGATCGCCGGAGAGGCTCCCTTGCAAAAGTCATTTATCCGGCATCTCGGGGCGGCGGCCGCCATAACGTATAAGCAGCATGTGCCGGATTGCCCGCCGGTGTTCCTGCTGGGACGAGACACCCGTAGCTCGGGGCCGTGGATCGCACAGGCGTTTGCCGAAGGCGCGGCCACGGAAGGCGTCCATGTTCTGGACGTTGGGGTAGTCCCCACTCCCGCCATCGCGTACTTGGTTCCCAAGCGGAAATTGATGGGCGGCGTGATGATTTCCGCCTCGCATAATCCCAGTGAATTCAATGGAGTCAAACTCTTTAATCCGCAGGGCCGCAAATGCCCTGACACCTGGGAACGTTTCATTGAAAAACAGGTCGCGGAGATGACCCCTCTTAAAAAGGCCAAGGTCAAGCGGTTCCGGGATACCAAAGCCGTTCAGGAATATCTGGATTTTCTGCACCAGAGCGTGCCGCTTCGGCCCTCCCTGGACGGGTTGACCCTTGTGGTGGATTGTTCGAACGGCTCGCTGTCCCATATCGCCCCGCATTTCCTGCGTTCATCAGGGGCGCGCGTCATCGCCATCGGGGATAAACCGAACGGGCGCAATATCAACGCCGGTCTGGGATCCCAGCATCCGGAGAAATTGCAGCGGCTGGTGGTCGCCAAAAAAGCCGATGGGGGAATCGCGTTCGACGGCGATGCCGATCGGGTTATTTTCTGTGATGAGAAGGGACGTTTATTGGACGGCGATTTTATCCTGGCCTGTGCCGCCCGCTTTTTGAAGGAAGAAAAACGTTTGAAGGGCAATGCGGTGGTGGTAACGGTCATGGCCAATCTCGGTTTGATGAAAGCCTTGGAATCCTGGGGCCTTGAGGCCGTGGCGACCCCCGTCGGGGACCGCTGGGTTTCGGACAAGTTGGAAGAAAACGATTATGTGATCGGCGGCGAACAATCCGGGCACATCATTTTTCACGAATTTCTGCCGACCGGAGACGGTCTTTTAACGGCCTTACAGGTCCTGAGCATGCTCCGCCAGCGCCGGCATCCCCTTTCCTGGGTCTACTCGCTTTTCAAGCGCTACCCGCAGGTGCTTTTGAATGTTCGCGTGAAGGAGAAAAAACCTCTGGAAAACTGTCCGACGCTCCAGAATCGGATCGATCACGCCTGCCGGGAGCTGGCGGAACAGGGGCGGGTTTTTATTCGTTATTCCGGGACAGAACCTCTCCTGCGAATCATGATGGAAGGGCCTGACGAGGCCCGGCTCCAGGCGCTGGCTCACTCGGTTGCCGATGAAGCCAAGAAAGTGCTGGGGGCCGGATCCTGATGAGGTTGGGCGTCAACATCGACCATGTGGCGACGCTCCGGCAACAGCGCAAAGGCGATGAGCCGGATCCGGTTTTTGCGGCGTTGACCGCTCAGGCGAACGGGGCGGACAGCATTGTGGCGCATTTACGGGAGGACCGCCGCCATATTCAAGACCGGGACATCCGGTTGCTGAAGCAGGTTTTAAACATCCCGCTGGCGATGGAGATGGCCGCGACCGAGGAAATGGAGCAGATGGCTCTGGCCATTCTTCCGGCCCGCGTGTGTCTCGTCCCGGAGAAACGCCAGGAGTTGACGACCGAGGGCGGTTTGGATGTGATCAGCCACCGCACCGCTCTGAAAAAGAGCATCAGCCGTTTGTCCGCAAAAAAAATTGAAGTGAGTTTGTTTGTGGATCCGGATGCGGATCAAATCCGCTGCGCCAAGTCGCTCGGGGCGGATACCGTGGAACTGCATACCGGGCGTTACGCCGTAGCCCTGGAAAGGGAGAGCCAGGCACGGGAATTGGATGGCCTTCGTCGCGCGGCGGAGCTGGCCGTCAAGCTCAAACTGCGGTTGCACGCAGGGCATGGCCTCACGATTCGAAACGTTGCGGTGGTGGCGGCTCTTCCCGGGATGAAAGAGCTGAATATCGGATTTTCCATCATCAGTCAGGCGCTTTTTGTTGGTTTGGGACAGGCTGTCAAAGAAATGAAAGACCTTATTTCCCTGCGCTGAACAGGAGTTTTTTATGTGCGGAATCGTGGGTTATATCGGATCAAAAGAGGCCTCCGGCGTATTGATCGAGGGATTGCGCCGTCTGGAATACCGCGGCTATGACTCGGCCGGGGTGGCGGTCCTCAATGGAGGGGCCTTTCAACTTCGGCGAAGCCCGGGGAAGCTGTCGGTTCTGGAAGAATTGCTCGGGAAGCAACCGGTGGAAGGGACGTTGGGCGTCGGGCACACCCGGTGGGCCACGCATGGCCGTCCTTCCGAAGAGAATGCCCATCCGCATATGTGCTGCAAAGACAATATTGTTGTCGTTCATAACGGGATTATCGAGAACTATGTCGAACTCAAGCGTCACCTGACGGAGGCCGGTCACCAGTTTAAATCTCAGACCGATACGGAAGTGCTGGCGCATCTGATTGAGGAGACCTATCAGGGCGATCTCGTGGCGGCTGTTCAGAAAGCCTTGAAAAAAGTGCAGGGGTCCTATGCCATCGGCGTATTGGCCGCGGATCAAAAGGACCATTTTGTGGCGGCCCGAAAGGACTCTCCGCTGGTCATCGGGATGGGCCAACAAGAAATGTTTTTGGCATCGGACGTGCCGGCGCTTCTGCCATACACCCGCCAAGTTATTTTTCTGGAAGACGGAGACCTCGCCGAAATCAGCCGGGACCAGGTGCGCCTGATGGATCTCTCCGGCAAACCCGTTCAACGTCCCGTGCAGACCATCGTTTGGGATGCCCTCATGGCGGAAAAGGGCGGTTATAAACATTTCATGCTCAAAGAAATTTATGAGCAGGAGACCACGGTCAGGGACACGTTCCGGAGCCGCATTTCTCTTGAAGAAGGACGTGTTCAGTTGGAGGATATTTTTCCTGCTGAGATCGCCAAAAAACTGCCCAAGATTTGCCTGGTCGGCTGTGGAACGTCCTACCACGCGGCCTTGGTCAGCCGTTTCTGGTTTGAAGAGCTGGCCGGGATTCCCTGCGACGTGGAAATTGCCAGCGAATACCGGTATCGCCGTTTCCGTAAGGACCCCGGGACCCTGGTGGTCGCCATTACGCAATCCGGGGAAACCGCTGACACACTCGCCGCCCTGCGCGATTCAAAAGCCAAGGGTTTTCCAACGATGGCGCTATGCAACGCGGTCGGCTCCACCGCCACGCGGGATGCGGCTTACAGCCTGATGACGCACTGCGGTCCAGAGATCGGCGTGGCGTCGACCAAAGCGTTCACCGGTCAACTCACCGCTCTTTTTCTCCTGGCCCTCTATATGGCCCAGGAAAAAGGCGCGCTCAAGGCCGAAGAGGCCCGACCCCTCCTGCAGGCCTTGTTCCATCTGCCGTTGGCGATCAGTGCGACCCTGGACCATGCGAAAGAGGTGGAACAGATGGCTCACCATCTTTTCCGAAAAACCGATTTTCTTTTTCTGGGCCGGCACCTGAATTATCCCATTGCTCTCGAAGGAGCCCTGAAGCTTAAGGAAATTTCTTACATTCATGCGGAAGGCTATCCCGCCGGAGAGATGAAACATGGCCCGATTGCGTTGATTGACGAAGACATGCCGATTGTCGCGATCGCGACGCGCTCGGTGGTCCGGGAGAAAATGCTTTCCAATATCGAAGAAGTCAGAGCCCGGGGCGGCATTGTCATCAGCGTGGCGGAGGAAAATGATGAGGAAATCGCCAAGCAATCGACCTATGTCTTGAAAGTCGCCCCTGTTCATGAGTCGGTCTCTCCGATCGTCAACATTATCCCGCTGCAGTTGTTGGCCTACCATGTGGCGGTTTTGCGGGGGTGTGATGTTGACCAGCCCAGAAACCTTGCCAAGAGTGTTACCGTTGAATAAAAACGGCGGATTCGTCCGCTACGGCGGATGCGACCGGAACATCGGTTGCCGCCGTTATGGCCGTATCCGCCGTTTCGGTCGAATCGGTCGTTTGGTGTTATGACCTATGGAAATTGGTGTTGATATCGTTGAAATCGCCCGGATTGCAAAATCCGTGAGGAACCGGCGGTTTCTCGAGCGGATATTTACTCCCGGGGAGATCGCTTACTGCCGCTCGCGAAAAAATTCGGCTCAGCATTTTGCCGTTCGTTTTGCGGCCAAGGAAGCGGTATGGAAGGCGGTGGGCGAGCCGCGGCTGCTCCATCGATCTATCCACGTGCGCAATCATCCGAATGGTAAACCTGAAGTTATTTTTGCCGCGCCCTTTCGAAAACTGGCCAGGAAAGTGGTCATTTCGCTTTCCCATGGCCGTGATTATGCCGTGGCGATGGCGGTTTTCAAATGAAAGCTGGTGCCATCACCTCTTCCCGGGTGCGTTCCTGGCTCCCCCGGCGTCCGCTGGATTCCCATAAAGGATTAAACGGTCATGTGCTGATCGTCGCCGGAAGCCGCGGCATGAGCGGGGCAGCGATCCTGACCGCTTTGGGAGCGTTGCAGACCGGAGCGGGTCTTGTCACGGTGGCGACCATTCCCAGTGAACGGCCAACCGTTGCGGCCCGAGTTCCGGAAGCCTTGACGCTGGCGTTGCCCGAAACACGCGCCGGCTGCATTGGCCCGGGCGCTTATCCGGTCTTACGTAGGTATTGGCAGGGACGACGTATCAATGTTATCGCGGCCGGCCCCGGCCTTTCCGTTCATCCCTCTGTTCGGAATCTTATCCTCGCTCTGTTAGAGAAATGGACAGGATCTCTGGTTCTTGATGCGGACGGTTTGAATAACATTAAACCTATTGATATCCGCCGCCGGCAGGGGCTCGTCCTCACTCCTCATGTTGGCGAATTGGCTCGTCTGAGCCGTGTGAATCCATCGGTTGTCCGGCGAGAGGGGCTCGGCTTGGCCGAAGCGCTGGCCAAGCGGTTATCCTGTACCTGCGTTTTGAAAGGCCATCGGACCCTTGTGACGGATGGGACACGAACCTATTGCAATACCACCGGTAACCCGGCCATGGCGACAGGTGGCATGGGGGATGTCCTGACCGGAATCGTAGCCTCTTTTCTTGGACAAGGCTTGTCAGCGCTTCAGGCGGCGGCCGCAGGTGTCTATCTGCACGGATTGGCGGGCGATCTGGCCCGTGAGTCGGATCGCGGTTTGCTGGCGACCCATTTGGCCCGAGTTCTTCCTTTGGCATTAAAAAAAATAGGAGTGAAATAATGTTGAGTTCATTTTTCGGAGCTCTTGTCGCGTCGCTTGGGCTTTGGTGCGGCTGGATCTGGCGTCATGATTTTGTTCAGTTTTTAAAAGGTTGTGTAGCTGTTTCGTTGTTCCTGTCAGGTGTTATCACCATCATCATCGGCCTATCCACCCGACGCGAAAGCCCCAGGACAACGCTCCACAAGAAGGATCATGAGAAGACCTGAATCTCTAGCCAGTCTTGGAGAATTCGGATGGCTGCGGAAACTCCTGCCCAAGCTCTATTGGCCTTCCTCGCTTAATTCACAATTGTGCATAGGCCCTGGGGATGATGCGGGAGTAGTGCGATTGACCTCCGGGAAGGTGCTCGTCGCGAGCACCGATGCCATGGTAGAGGGTGTTCATTTTGAACGGCGCTGGTTTTCCTGGGAGTCATTAGGGGAGAAGATTTTGTCGATTAATCTAAGCGATTTAGCCGCCATGGGGAAGGTGCGTCCTCTGGCGGCCCTGGTGAGCGCTGCTTTTCCTGGGGATACCCCTGTGGATTCTGTGGATAACTTTTATAAAGGATTGAAAACTTGCGCACAGCGGTGGAAAACCGGGTTATTAGGGGGGGATACCGTTGGATCACAGTCCGGGTGGTTCGTCAGCGTGACCATCCTGGGTGAAGCCAACCCGAAGGATCTTCTGACGCGTCATCAGGCTTGTCCGGGAGATCTGATTGTTATTGTTGGAGAGCCTGGTCAGGCGGCCGCTGGCCTGGAGGTGCTGAGGGCTGGGAAGAAAAAATGGGCTTGGACAAAACCGCTTGTGAAGGCCTTTTCAGCGCCATCCCCGCGTTTCGCGGAATCAGCCATCCTGGGGGAAACGCGCTGGGCCACGAGCCTCATGGATTCTTCAGATGGACTGGAAGCGTCGGTCCGTTTGCTGGCCGAATCTTCGGGCAACTTGGGCGCGGAAATTGAGTTGGATCATTTGCCGGTTTCTCGGGTCCTGCGGCGATGGGCCGAGTATAAGCGATGTGCAGCTGTGACCTATGCGCTTTCAGGAGGAGAGGACTATGGGCTCGTCTTCACCCTGCCACCCGGCCGGTGGCCGGCTCTCCATAAACGGATTCCTTCCGCCAGGGTCATCGGGCGCATGCTGCCGAAAGGTGAAGGCTGCTGGGCGCTTCAGGGAACCCGCCGCACCGCGCTTCAAGGGTATGGCTACTCGCATTTCAAAACAGCTTAGGTGGCATTTTTCGAGTCCCTCGGCGATGGGTCAATGGGGCCGGTGCTTCGCGCGGGGGCTTGCTCCTGGCGATGTCGTGGCGCTGGTCGGCCCACTGGGTTCCGGCAAAACAACCTTAATCCAGTCCATCGTGAAGGCCATGAGATGCCGCCGCCGTGTCACCAGCCCTACGTTTGCGCTGGCGAACGAATATGCCACGCCGCAGGGCGCTGTGTATCATATGGATATGTACCGACTGTTGCCGACGGAGTTACTTCAGTTTCCCTTGGAAGATTACTGGGGGAACGGTGTATGTCTGATTGAATGGGCGGACAAAGTGCGAGATCGGCTGCCGAACGATACGTTGGAAATTCAGCTGTCCATGGGCGGGCCGCAGGAACGCCGGCTCACGATTCCCCGAATCTCTTCAATCTGGCGCCGGCGGTTGAAGGCGGTCTTGTCTTGAAGGAGGCGCGGTTGTTGGCTTTGGAGACCTCCAGCCCACAGCTTTCATTGGCGGCTGGGACGTTCGAGCAGGTATTGGCCACCTACAAAGGGGCGATGCAATGGCGTCATGCCGAAGGTCTTTTTGAAGGGTTAACGAATCTTCTGCGCCAATTGAATTGGCCGGTGCAGTCCTTAAGAGGGGTCGCTGTTTCCGTTGGCCCCGGGAGTTTCACCGGCATTCGTATTGGTTTGGCCGCTGCCCGGACATTGGGACAGACACGGAAAATCCCTGTGGTCGGGGTAAGCGCTCTGGAAGCATTGGCTTTTGGCCAGCCGCTTCCCGAAGGGCTGATATGCCCGGTTCTGGATGCGCTTCGGGGGTCTGTGTTTGCGGCTCTTTATGAACGCTTGCCCGGCGGTAGATGGTGCGCGGTTCATCCGGCGGTCCATT contains these protein-coding regions:
- a CDS encoding NAD(P)H-hydrate dehydratase, with product MKAGAITSSRVRSWLPRRPLDSHKGLNGHVLIVAGSRGMSGAAILTALGALQTGAGLVTVATIPSERPTVAARVPEALTLALPETRAGCIGPGAYPVLRRYWQGRRINVIAAGPGLSVHPSVRNLILALLEKWTGSLVLDADGLNNIKPIDIRRRQGLVLTPHVGELARLSRVNPSVVRREGLGLAEALAKRLSCTCVLKGHRTLVTDGTRTYCNTTGNPAMATGGMGDVLTGIVASFLGQGLSALQAAAAGVYLHGLAGDLARESDRGLLATHLARVLPLALKKIGVK
- the cdaA gene encoding diadenylate cyclase CdaA, with translation MTGVLYHLWSVFLLPAIDVFLIAFVFYRLLLLIRGTHSVQVVMGLAMLMGVTLVVQHFLPLPASKWLLENFWSGAVVLLAVVFQPELRSALAHLGSHPLGRFLMPSRLTFIDEIDGAVREAMQRQMGLLLVLEQDVGLRNYAETGTLINGELSKELLMSIFHYRSPLHDGAAIIQNDRLVAVGCLLPLSNDPGLAKILGTRHRAAVGLSEFTDAWVIVVSEETGSLSLARAGQLERDLSADELRRRLMELYEHRTQKGLNPLLVKKSS
- the glmS gene encoding glutamine--fructose-6-phosphate transaminase (isomerizing), with amino-acid sequence MCGIVGYIGSKEASGVLIEGLRRLEYRGYDSAGVAVLNGGAFQLRRSPGKLSVLEELLGKQPVEGTLGVGHTRWATHGRPSEENAHPHMCCKDNIVVVHNGIIENYVELKRHLTEAGHQFKSQTDTEVLAHLIEETYQGDLVAAVQKALKKVQGSYAIGVLAADQKDHFVAARKDSPLVIGMGQQEMFLASDVPALLPYTRQVIFLEDGDLAEISRDQVRLMDLSGKPVQRPVQTIVWDALMAEKGGYKHFMLKEIYEQETTVRDTFRSRISLEEGRVQLEDIFPAEIAKKLPKICLVGCGTSYHAALVSRFWFEELAGIPCDVEIASEYRYRRFRKDPGTLVVAITQSGETADTLAALRDSKAKGFPTMALCNAVGSTATRDAAYSLMTHCGPEIGVASTKAFTGQLTALFLLALYMAQEKGALKAEEARPLLQALFHLPLAISATLDHAKEVEQMAHHLFRKTDFLFLGRHLNYPIALEGALKLKEISYIHAEGYPAGEMKHGPIALIDEDMPIVAIATRSVVREKMLSNIEEVRARGGIVISVAEENDEEIAKQSTYVLKVAPVHESVSPIVNIIPLQLLAYHVAVLRGCDVDQPRNLAKSVTVE
- the tsaB gene encoding tRNA (adenosine(37)-N6)-threonylcarbamoyltransferase complex dimerization subunit type 1 TsaB, producing the protein MLALETSSPQLSLAAGTFEQVLATYKGAMQWRHAEGLFEGLTNLLRQLNWPVQSLRGVAVSVGPGSFTGIRIGLAAARTLGQTRKIPVVGVSALEALAFGQPLPEGLICPVLDALRGSVFAALYERLPGGRWCAVHPAVHWPSDRWWAKAKMLAHGRSVWVTGNALKSDPPRLKGLRVQRAAEKHWYPKASAVLHLAAPRLKKAGANSYRRVQPLYLREAAAQERLRG
- the acpS gene encoding holo-ACP synthase translates to MEIGVDIVEIARIAKSVRNRRFLERIFTPGEIAYCRSRKNSAQHFAVRFAAKEAVWKAVGEPRLLHRSIHVRNHPNGKPEVIFAAPFRKLARKVVISLSHGRDYAVAMAVFK
- the glmM gene encoding phosphoglucosamine mutase, translating into MAPTAPLLFGTDGVRGIAGEAPLQKSFIRHLGAAAAITYKQHVPDCPPVFLLGRDTRSSGPWIAQAFAEGAATEGVHVLDVGVVPTPAIAYLVPKRKLMGGVMISASHNPSEFNGVKLFNPQGRKCPDTWERFIEKQVAEMTPLKKAKVKRFRDTKAVQEYLDFLHQSVPLRPSLDGLTLVVDCSNGSLSHIAPHFLRSSGARVIAIGDKPNGRNINAGLGSQHPEKLQRLVVAKKADGGIAFDGDADRVIFCDEKGRLLDGDFILACAARFLKEEKRLKGNAVVVTVMANLGLMKALESWGLEAVATPVGDRWVSDKLEENDYVIGGEQSGHIIFHEFLPTGDGLLTALQVLSMLRQRRHPLSWVYSLFKRYPQVLLNVRVKEKKPLENCPTLQNRIDHACRELAEQGRVFIRYSGTEPLLRIMMEGPDEARLQALAHSVADEAKKVLGAGS
- the thiL gene encoding thiamine-phosphate kinase, whose product is MRRPESLASLGEFGWLRKLLPKLYWPSSLNSQLCIGPGDDAGVVRLTSGKVLVASTDAMVEGVHFERRWFSWESLGEKILSINLSDLAAMGKVRPLAALVSAAFPGDTPVDSVDNFYKGLKTCAQRWKTGLLGGDTVGSQSGWFVSVTILGEANPKDLLTRHQACPGDLIVIVGEPGQAAAGLEVLRAGKKKWAWTKPLVKAFSAPSPRFAESAILGETRWATSLMDSSDGLEASVRLLAESSGNLGAEIELDHLPVSRVLRRWAEYKRCAAVTYALSGGEDYGLVFTLPPGRWPALHKRIPSARVIGRMLPKGEGCWALQGTRRTALQGYGYSHFKTA
- the tsaE gene encoding tRNA (adenosine(37)-N6)-threonylcarbamoyltransferase complex ATPase subunit type 1 TsaE gives rise to the protein MATRISKQLRWHFSSPSAMGQWGRCFARGLAPGDVVALVGPLGSGKTTLIQSIVKAMRCRRRVTSPTFALANEYATPQGAVYHMDMYRLLPTELLQFPLEDYWGNGVCLIEWADKVRDRLPNDTLEIQLSMGGPQERRLTIPRISSIWRRRLKAVLS
- a CDS encoding pyridoxine 5'-phosphate synthase, giving the protein MMRLGVNIDHVATLRQQRKGDEPDPVFAALTAQANGADSIVAHLREDRRHIQDRDIRLLKQVLNIPLAMEMAATEEMEQMALAILPARVCLVPEKRQELTTEGGLDVISHRTALKKSISRLSAKKIEVSLFVDPDADQIRCAKSLGADTVELHTGRYAVALERESQARELDGLRRAAELAVKLKLRLHAGHGLTIRNVAVVAALPGMKELNIGFSIISQALFVGLGQAVKEMKDLISLR